From the genome of Vicia villosa cultivar HV-30 ecotype Madison, WI linkage group LG2, Vvil1.0, whole genome shotgun sequence, one region includes:
- the LOC131652764 gene encoding uncharacterized protein LOC131652764: MSSSSEGYAIELYMDPALENQVLKAWNVLARRQISTELIEIGSRPHITLFSTPFLLEPSKLESLLKSLTSKFDPFTLSFSSISSFSNDNNVLFLSPTPSISLLNFHSHLVDAIAKEGIEVSEEFSVGNWIPHCSVANCVPKQRMSEAFSLLRELKLPVAGYAVDVALVQFSPVREIFSFVLGNNSNIIEN; this comes from the coding sequence ATGTCTTCATCTTCAGAAGGTTACGCGATCGAGCTCTACATGGATCCCGCACTCGAAAACCAAGTCTTGAAAGCCTGGAACGTCCTCGCTCGCCGCCAAATCAGCACGGAGTTAATCGAAATCGGATCACGCCCACACATCACACTCTTCTCAACTCCCTTCCTTCTAGAACCTTCCAAACTCGAATCCCTTCTCAAATCCCTAACTTCCAAATTCGATCCGttcactctctctttctcttcgaTCTCTTCGTTCTCCAACGATAACAACGTGCTTTTTCTCTCACCTACTCCGTCGATTTCTCTGCTTAATTTTCATTCGCATCTTGTGGATGCGATTGCCAAGGAAGGGATTGAGGTTTCTGAGGAGTTTTCGGTGGGGAATTGGATTCCTCATTGCTCCGTTGCGAATTGTGTGCCGAAACAGAGAATGTCTGAGGCTTTTTCGCTTCTTAGAGAGCTTAAATTGCCGGTTGCTGGTTATGCTGTTGATGTTGCGCTCGTGCAATTCTCGCCGGTTCGGGAGATTTTCTCCTTTGTGCTTGGTAACAACAGTAATATTATAgagaattga